One genomic segment of Deinococcus sp. YIM 134068 includes these proteins:
- a CDS encoding SDR family NAD(P)-dependent oxidoreductase, with product MTAAAFPPGVPPVLAGQVIAVTGACQGYGRTISAALARAGASVVLVGDNSETLAAAASVLEAGGGTAVPIQADVSVPLDWLSAQNRVLEIFGALHGIVHLADRRAHTNFTMLSEGEWMDLFNNNVKSSVAIAQIVRRRLGGTWLTLVGPHLDERGLQVHPQRGALRGLVEHGHDEDLRLNLVLPGRASSGDESLDRPLADAVLALATPALLHLRGTVLEVPLPAAPRGRVVDPALLL from the coding sequence ATGACCGCCGCTGCCTTTCCTCCCGGTGTCCCGCCCGTGCTGGCGGGGCAGGTGATCGCCGTGACGGGGGCGTGCCAGGGCTACGGACGGACGATCAGCGCGGCGCTGGCGCGGGCGGGGGCGAGCGTGGTCCTCGTGGGGGACAACAGCGAGACGCTGGCTGCCGCCGCGAGCGTGCTGGAGGCGGGGGGCGGGACCGCCGTGCCGATCCAGGCCGACGTGAGCGTACCGCTCGACTGGCTGAGCGCGCAAAACCGCGTGCTGGAAATCTTCGGGGCGCTCCACGGCATCGTCCACCTCGCCGACCGGCGGGCGCACACCAATTTCACGATGCTCAGCGAGGGCGAGTGGATGGACCTGTTCAACAACAACGTCAAGAGCAGCGTCGCCATCGCCCAGATCGTGCGCCGCCGCCTCGGCGGGACATGGCTCACCCTCGTCGGCCCGCACCTCGACGAGCGCGGCCTGCAAGTCCACCCGCAACGCGGTGCCCTGCGCGGCCTCGTGGAACACGGCCACGACGAGGACCTGCGCCTCAACCTCGTGTTGCCGGGACGGGCGAGCAGCGGGGACGAGAGTCTGGACCGTCCCCTCGCCGACGCCGTGCTCGCCCTTGCCACCCCCGCCCTGCTCCACCTGCGCGGCACGGTGCTGGAGGTGCCCCTGCCCGCCGCGCCACGGGGACGGGTGGTGGACCCGGCGCTGCTGCTGTGA
- a CDS encoding NUDIX hydrolase: MADDVKTATGGAGGQRRRRRRRNVRPAPAGTAPAVTSVPIPAAPQKRGQKRPLAEPRIGVGCIVLRGDEILLVRERGRWSLPKGGLEAGELVQEGARRETYEETGLVVELRDLAFIVEFQAQTWGHHLQFFYTGREVGGTLGPRDPDRDVQEAKFVPIRQLREFIRFRPRLVALETWLRERRPRHFVFNLDKEPAMLRKRRRVGVGAVEPEVSDDVGEEADL, from the coding sequence ATGGCGGACGACGTGAAGACGGCGACGGGCGGCGCGGGCGGGCAGCGGCGGCGCAGGCGGCGGCGCAACGTGCGCCCGGCCCCGGCTGGGACAGCTCCGGCGGTGACGAGCGTGCCCATTCCCGCCGCGCCCCAGAAGCGCGGGCAGAAGCGTCCGCTCGCCGAGCCGCGCATCGGGGTGGGCTGCATCGTGCTGCGCGGCGACGAGATTCTGCTCGTGCGCGAGCGGGGGCGCTGGTCGCTGCCCAAAGGTGGGCTGGAGGCGGGCGAACTCGTGCAGGAGGGGGCGCGGCGCGAGACCTACGAGGAGACGGGCCTCGTCGTGGAGTTGCGCGACCTCGCCTTCATCGTGGAGTTCCAGGCGCAGACGTGGGGCCATCACCTTCAGTTCTTCTACACCGGGCGGGAGGTCGGCGGGACGCTGGGGCCGCGCGACCCCGACCGCGACGTACAGGAGGCCAAGTTCGTCCCCATCCGGCAACTGCGCGAGTTCATCCGCTTCCGCCCCCGCCTCGTCGCGCTGGAAACGTGGCTGCGCGAGCGGCGGCCCCGGCACTTCGTCTTCAATCTCGACAAGGAACCCGCCATGCTCCGCAAACGGCGGCGGGTGGGCGTGGGCGCGGTCGAACCCGAGGTGAGCGACGATGTGGGGGAGGAGGCGGACCTCTAG
- a CDS encoding replicative DNA helicase produces MELTPRVPPHSNDAEISVLGSILLDNDTLAQLGDTVGPEMFYREGHRKIFAAMRILQERGEPVDLVTLSEDLRVRGQLDEVGGLAYLIGLADQVPTAAYAEHYARIVQEKHTLRQLISASGKAMQLAYEAQLPLEDLLDRAEKLIFEVAQQKKTEGFQEMSEVVHDTFEYITLLHANKGIPDGVSSGFKDLDEQISGLQKGSLNVLAARPSMGKTAFALSIAQNVALRGEKTVAVFSLEMPSVQLALRMLCSEARVDMNRIRSGQLNERDFERLAHAAGRLAEAPMVIDDEPDLTLNALRSKLRRIAAQHGQLGLVVIDYLQLMSGGKSNGGSDNRQQEISTISRGLKGLARELEVPVMVLSQLSRAVEQRPNHRPMLSDLRECVTGDTLVTLADGRRVPIRDLVGETPEVLAMREDGRIVPARSDLVWEVGRRPVLDLVTRSGRRLRATGGHRVYRLGGWVTLDEVRPGDRVALARRVPEPVGAAPGEWTGDRVALLAHLIGDGSFLRGQPLRYTTASEENSSLVTRAAEGLGSTVSRHAGRGNWHQLVISGNGTRWQAAGVGAWLKNLGIFGQRSAEKRVPVEIFTLPDGLVATFLRHLWATDGCIHVRERGGSSRVYFATCSEGLARDVAALLLRFGIVARLRAVPQGTRPVWNVDVSGTGAQLAFLERVGTFGPRVEVGERLRALLASRPGNTNVDTLSGEVFDRVRSVMRERGVTHREMAARRGTAYGGNAHFSFAPSRAVALEYADLLEDEVLREWAQNDLSWDEVVSVTPAGEETVYDLTVPGPASWLADGLVSHNSGAIEQDADIVMFIYRDEYYNKETDQQGIAEIIIGKQRNGPVGTVKLQFHSAHVRFNDLAPEGV; encoded by the coding sequence TTGGAACTCACCCCGCGTGTTCCCCCCCACAGCAACGACGCCGAGATCAGCGTGCTGGGCAGCATCCTGCTCGACAACGACACCCTCGCCCAGCTCGGCGATACGGTCGGCCCCGAGATGTTCTACCGGGAGGGCCACCGCAAGATTTTCGCGGCGATGCGAATCCTTCAGGAGCGGGGCGAGCCGGTGGACCTCGTGACCCTCAGCGAGGACCTGCGGGTGCGGGGGCAGCTCGACGAGGTGGGCGGGCTGGCCTACCTCATCGGGCTGGCGGATCAGGTGCCCACCGCCGCCTACGCCGAGCACTACGCGCGCATCGTGCAGGAAAAACACACCCTGCGTCAGCTCATCAGCGCGTCGGGCAAGGCGATGCAACTCGCCTACGAGGCGCAACTGCCCCTGGAGGACCTGCTCGACCGCGCCGAGAAGCTGATCTTCGAGGTCGCCCAGCAGAAGAAGACCGAGGGCTTTCAGGAGATGAGCGAGGTCGTCCACGACACCTTCGAGTACATCACCCTCCTGCACGCCAACAAGGGCATTCCCGACGGCGTGAGCAGCGGCTTCAAGGACCTCGACGAGCAGATCAGCGGGTTGCAGAAGGGGAGCTTGAACGTGCTGGCGGCGCGGCCTAGTATGGGAAAAACCGCGTTCGCGCTGTCTATAGCGCAAAACGTCGCCCTGCGCGGTGAGAAGACGGTCGCGGTCTTCAGCCTGGAGATGCCCTCGGTGCAGCTCGCCCTGCGGATGCTGTGCAGCGAGGCGCGGGTGGACATGAACCGCATCCGGAGCGGGCAGCTCAACGAGCGCGACTTCGAGCGGCTGGCTCACGCGGCGGGCCGTCTCGCCGAGGCCCCGATGGTCATCGACGACGAACCGGACCTGACCCTCAACGCGCTGAGGAGCAAGCTCCGCCGCATCGCCGCGCAACACGGGCAACTCGGCCTCGTCGTCATCGACTACCTGCAACTCATGTCGGGCGGCAAGAGCAACGGCGGAAGTGACAATCGGCAGCAGGAAATCAGCACCATTTCGCGCGGACTCAAGGGACTCGCGCGTGAGTTGGAAGTGCCGGTCATGGTTTTAAGTCAGTTGAGCCGTGCTGTAGAGCAGAGGCCGAACCATAGGCCGATGCTCTCCGACCTGCGCGAGTGTGTAACGGGTGACACGCTGGTGACGCTGGCGGACGGGCGGCGCGTGCCCATCCGGGACCTCGTGGGGGAGACGCCGGAGGTCCTGGCGATGCGCGAGGACGGACGGATCGTGCCCGCGCGCAGCGACCTCGTGTGGGAGGTCGGGCGGCGGCCCGTGCTGGACCTCGTGACGCGGAGTGGGCGGCGACTGCGCGCGACGGGCGGGCACCGCGTCTACCGTTTGGGCGGTTGGGTCACGCTGGACGAAGTGCGGCCCGGCGACCGCGTGGCCCTGGCGCGGCGCGTGCCCGAACCCGTGGGGGCCGCGCCGGGCGAGTGGACGGGGGACCGGGTGGCCCTCCTCGCCCACCTGATCGGCGACGGGAGCTTCCTGAGGGGGCAGCCGCTCCGCTACACGACCGCCTCCGAGGAGAACAGCAGCCTCGTGACTCGCGCGGCGGAGGGGCTGGGGTCCACCGTCAGCCGTCACGCCGGGCGCGGGAACTGGCATCAGCTTGTGATCAGCGGGAATGGGACCCGCTGGCAGGCGGCGGGTGTGGGTGCGTGGCTCAAGAACCTGGGCATCTTCGGGCAGCGTTCCGCCGAGAAGCGTGTTCCAGTGGAGATATTCACCCTGCCGGATGGGTTGGTGGCGACCTTCCTGCGGCATCTGTGGGCCACGGACGGCTGCATCCACGTTCGGGAACGCGGTGGCTCCAGCCGGGTGTACTTCGCCACGTGCAGCGAGGGACTGGCACGGGACGTGGCGGCGCTGCTGCTGCGCTTCGGGATTGTGGCGCGGCTCAGGGCGGTTCCGCAGGGGACCCGGCCCGTCTGGAATGTGGACGTGAGCGGGACGGGGGCGCAACTCGCCTTTCTGGAGCGCGTGGGCACCTTCGGGCCGCGCGTGGAGGTGGGGGAGCGGCTGCGGGCGCTGCTTGCTTCCCGCCCCGGCAACACGAACGTGGACACCCTGTCGGGAGAGGTCTTCGACCGGGTGCGCTCGGTCATGCGCGAGCGCGGCGTCACTCACCGGGAGATGGCGGCCCGGAGAGGAACGGCCTACGGCGGAAACGCGCACTTCTCGTTCGCCCCGTCCAGGGCCGTGGCGCTGGAGTACGCCGACTTGCTGGAAGACGAGGTGCTGCGCGAGTGGGCGCAGAACGACCTCTCCTGGGACGAGGTGGTGAGCGTGACGCCCGCCGGGGAGGAGACCGTCTACGACCTCACGGTACCCGGCCCGGCCTCCTGGCTCGCGGACGGCCTCGTGAGCCACAACTCCGGCGCAATTGAGCAGGACGCAGATATCGTCATGTTTATCTACAGAGACGAGTATTACAACAAAGAGACCGACCAACAAGGAATTGCCGAGATCATCATCGGCAAGCAGCGTAACGGCCCGGTCGGCACGGTGAAGTTGCAGTTCCACTCCGCTCACGTGCGCTTCAACGACCTCGCGCCGGAGGGTGTCTGA
- a CDS encoding prepilin-type N-terminal cleavage/methylation domain-containing protein produces the protein MKNQNRTQGFTLIELLIVIAIIGILAAVLIPNLLSARGKANESAAQSFVRNTVTAVETNRDSVTGKLMKADKTAMAANATEDCTVAQGKTATELPAGVTSCVVTAGTADNYTIALVMNSGVKFDYDGSKISKS, from the coding sequence ATGAAGAACCAGAACCGCACCCAGGGCTTCACCCTCATCGAGCTGCTCATCGTGATCGCTATCATCGGTATCCTCGCGGCGGTCCTCATCCCCAACCTGCTCAGCGCCCGTGGTAAGGCCAACGAGAGCGCCGCGCAGAGCTTCGTCCGCAACACCGTGACCGCCGTCGAAACCAACCGCGACAGCGTGACTGGCAAGCTGATGAAGGCTGACAAGACGGCGATGGCTGCCAACGCCACGGAGGACTGCACGGTGGCTCAGGGTAAGACGGCGACCGAGCTTCCCGCTGGCGTCACGTCCTGCGTCGTTACGGCTGGCACCGCCGACAACTACACCATCGCTCTCGTGATGAACAGCGGCGTCAAGTTCGACTACGACGGCAGCAAGATCAGCAAGTCGTAA
- a CDS encoding type II secretion system protein: protein MRKTARQSGFTLIELLIVLGVIVLLASFVFPNVLASRAKANDLAARAYGKQLFGHVTAWVAEQPGDSTSHLLPDCTAPQYLAQGAPSSPPLGVTKCQVQQLGSARYLVRVTTVNGKVFDFNQ, encoded by the coding sequence ATGCGAAAGACGGCTCGTCAGTCGGGCTTCACCCTGATAGAGCTTCTGATCGTCCTGGGAGTTATCGTGCTTCTCGCCTCGTTCGTCTTCCCTAACGTTCTGGCCTCACGCGCCAAAGCCAACGACCTCGCCGCCCGCGCCTACGGCAAGCAGCTTTTCGGGCACGTGACGGCGTGGGTAGCCGAGCAGCCGGGAGACAGCACGAGTCACCTGCTGCCGGATTGCACTGCTCCCCAGTACCTCGCGCAAGGAGCGCCCAGCTCCCCGCCGCTCGGGGTGACAAAATGTCAGGTTCAACAACTGGGAAGCGCCCGCTACCTCGTCAGAGTGACCACCGTGAACGGTAAAGTCTTCGACTTCAATCAATAG
- the mazE gene encoding type II toxin-antitoxin system MazE family antitoxin produces the protein MTNIRGTVKDGQLVFPAEVTAQLGLHEGEAVELPEAVLAAGRGLVSAGDNPFTAWVGTLPPLPEGQDAVSFTRELRGEEEDAT, from the coding sequence ATGACGAACATCCGGGGCACAGTCAAGGACGGACAACTCGTCTTTCCCGCCGAGGTGACGGCCCAACTGGGGTTGCACGAGGGTGAGGCCGTCGAACTGCCGGAGGCGGTGTTGGCGGCGGGACGTGGCCTTGTCAGCGCGGGGGACAATCCGTTCACCGCCTGGGTCGGCACCCTTCCCCCCTTGCCGGAAGGGCAGGACGCCGTAAGCTTTACCCGTGAATTGCGCGGTGAGGAAGAGGACGCCACTTGA
- a CDS encoding DUF1802 family protein: MTTFALKEWDTQCQAVTTGKTALLVRKGGIMETHEGFEVEHRAFLLYPTFLHQNPAELRPEFTPLLRDDPDPGQIILPALAEVVAVHKVESLEQALALEPYQALTAGAIERRFHYRGRPWVHALLLRVRPLTTSLRLPETPQMLGCVSWVPLGELDVQAGPPVLGDEELGRLRTEVEGALGV; the protein is encoded by the coding sequence ATGACCACCTTCGCCCTCAAGGAATGGGATACCCAGTGTCAGGCCGTCACCACCGGGAAGACCGCCCTCCTCGTCCGCAAGGGCGGCATCATGGAGACGCACGAGGGCTTCGAGGTCGAGCACCGCGCCTTTCTCCTCTACCCCACCTTCCTGCACCAGAACCCGGCGGAGCTGCGCCCGGAGTTCACACCCCTCCTGCGCGACGATCCCGATCCCGGCCAGATCATCCTTCCCGCGCTGGCTGAAGTGGTGGCAGTCCACAAGGTCGAGTCGTTGGAGCAGGCGCTCGCGCTGGAGCCGTACCAGGCGTTGACGGCGGGAGCCATCGAGCGCCGATTCCACTACCGGGGCCGCCCGTGGGTCCACGCCCTGCTGCTGCGGGTGCGCCCACTCACCACTTCCCTGCGGCTGCCCGAGACGCCCCAGATGCTCGGCTGCGTGAGCTGGGTGCCGCTGGGTGAGCTGGACGTGCAGGCCGGGCCACCCGTGCTCGGAGACGAGGAACTGGGGCGGCTGCGAACGGAAGTTGAGGGGGCGCTCGGCGTGTAG
- a CDS encoding class I SAM-dependent DNA methyltransferase has protein sequence MQSQPPFTALAAVYDAIMADVEYDHWADFVLTYARDGGLEARSALDLACGTGGLTRELLAAGLRVHGLDGSAEMLRVARGRLGPGVALSVGDLRTFDLGETFDLVTCVFDSLNNLLTPADLGAALARARAHLHPGGLLACDLNTRIGVRDLWEGDAVEGLARTPDGREVHYHWSHHHDAEADLGVVQALCRVQDDRGGWEEFVEVHRERGYDPADLEPLLRDAGFDRWEIVEYPDYAPPSPDTPRVWVFAWVGA, from the coding sequence ATGCAGAGTCAGCCTCCCTTCACCGCGCTCGCCGCCGTGTACGACGCAATTATGGCGGACGTGGAATACGACCACTGGGCCGACTTCGTGCTGACCTACGCGCGGGACGGGGGGCTGGAGGCGCGCTCGGCCCTGGACCTCGCGTGTGGGACCGGGGGACTGACGCGGGAACTCCTGGCGGCGGGCCTGCGGGTACATGGGCTGGACGGCAGCGCCGAGATGCTGCGGGTGGCCCGAGGGCGGCTGGGGCCGGGGGTGGCCCTCTCCGTCGGCGACCTCCGCACCTTCGACCTGGGGGAGACGTTCGACCTCGTGACCTGCGTGTTCGATAGCCTGAACAACCTCCTCACGCCCGCCGACCTGGGGGCGGCCCTGGCGCGGGCGCGGGCACACCTCCACCCAGGCGGCCTGCTCGCCTGCGACCTGAACACGCGAATCGGGGTGCGCGACCTGTGGGAGGGTGACGCCGTGGAGGGGCTGGCGCGGACGCCGGACGGGCGTGAGGTCCACTACCACTGGTCGCACCACCACGACGCGGAGGCCGACCTCGGTGTGGTCCAGGCCCTGTGCCGGGTGCAGGACGACCGGGGCGGCTGGGAGGAGTTCGTGGAGGTCCACCGCGAACGTGGGTACGACCCGGCGGACCTCGAACCGCTGCTGCGAGACGCAGGATTCGACCGCTGGGAGATTGTGGAATACCCGGACTACGCGCCGCCCTCGCCGGACACGCCGCGCGTGTGGGTCTTCGCGTGGGTGGGCGCGTGA
- a CDS encoding NAD(P)H-dependent glycerol-3-phosphate dehydrogenase, which produces MSGPVPVLGAGGWGTALAVAVTRAGRRATLWARRADFAARLGEVRENREYLPGVTLLDGVGVTANLGEAVAGADFALVVVPSVGVPELLEGLPRELGVVLCAKGLAPDGRRLTELAREMGFLRVAVLSGPNHAEEVGRGLPAATVVASTDTALAAAVQTALVSPSLRVYTSTDEVGVELGGVLKNVIALAAGMGDGLRLGDNAKATLITRGLREMGRYLHSLGAHEDTVYGLSGLGDLVATATSRHSRNRAAGEALARGESPAQGGKVVEGLRTAGLLDAWASAHGHDLPIVRAVARVTGGEWTPEMGLAHLMERDAKAELET; this is translated from the coding sequence GTGAGCGGGCCAGTTCCGGTCCTCGGGGCCGGGGGCTGGGGAACAGCTCTGGCCGTCGCGGTCACGCGGGCGGGGCGGCGGGCGACCCTCTGGGCGCGGCGGGCGGACTTCGCGGCCCGGCTCGGCGAGGTGCGCGAGAACCGGGAGTACCTGCCGGGCGTGACCCTGCTGGACGGGGTGGGCGTGACGGCAAACCTGGGGGAGGCAGTGGCGGGGGCCGACTTCGCCCTCGTCGTCGTGCCGAGCGTGGGGGTGCCGGAACTGCTGGAGGGGCTGCCGCGTGAGTTGGGCGTCGTGCTGTGCGCGAAGGGCCTCGCGCCCGACGGGCGGCGGCTGACCGAGTTGGCGCGCGAGATGGGCTTTCTCCGCGTCGCCGTCCTCAGCGGCCCCAACCACGCCGAGGAGGTCGGGCGCGGCCTGCCCGCCGCGACGGTGGTGGCGAGTACAGATACGGCGCTGGCGGCGGCGGTGCAGACGGCCCTCGTCTCCCCCAGCCTGCGGGTGTACACGAGCACGGACGAGGTGGGCGTGGAACTCGGCGGCGTGCTGAAGAACGTGATCGCGCTGGCGGCGGGCATGGGGGACGGCCTGCGGCTGGGAGACAACGCCAAAGCCACCCTGATCACGCGCGGCTTGCGGGAGATGGGCCGCTACCTGCACTCCCTCGGTGCCCACGAGGACACCGTATATGGCTTGAGCGGCCTGGGCGACCTCGTGGCGACCGCGACGAGCCGCCACAGCCGCAACCGTGCCGCCGGGGAGGCGCTGGCACGCGGCGAGAGTCCGGCGCAGGGCGGCAAGGTGGTGGAGGGCCTGCGGACGGCGGGCCTGCTGGACGCCTGGGCCAGCGCCCACGGCCACGACCTCCCCATCGTGCGGGCGGTGGCGCGGGTGACAGGCGGGGAGTGGACGCCGGAGATGGGCCTCGCGCACCTGATGGAGCGGGACGCGAAGGCGGAGCTGGAGACGTGA
- a CDS encoding HD domain-containing protein, translating into MNDVEPGDLLTAAEAFARPFYAEAHRAYHSAEHVRAVLEALDSRGLLTPTLALAVWGHDFIYNPRASDNEERSAEVFGKWLREQGASSELMAEVRPLILATKHAAPPTTRAEALLVDADLSILGADERTFAAYDATIRREYAHVPGPLYSIGRRKVLRGFLERERIFTTPEFTELEGRAQVNLTAALKRL; encoded by the coding sequence GTGAATGACGTGGAGCCGGGCGACCTTCTGACCGCCGCCGAGGCGTTCGCGCGGCCCTTCTATGCCGAGGCCCACCGCGCCTACCACAGCGCGGAGCATGTGCGGGCGGTGCTGGAGGCGCTGGACTCACGCGGGTTGCTGACCCCAACCCTCGCCCTCGCCGTCTGGGGTCACGACTTCATCTACAACCCACGGGCAAGCGACAACGAGGAGCGGAGTGCGGAGGTGTTCGGGAAGTGGTTGCGTGAGCAGGGCGCATCCTCAGAACTTATGGCCGAGGTCCGCCCCCTCATCCTCGCCACGAAGCACGCGGCTCCTCCGACGACCCGCGCCGAAGCCCTCCTCGTGGACGCTGACTTGAGCATTCTGGGTGCGGACGAGCGGACGTTCGCCGCCTACGACGCGACCATCCGTCGGGAATATGCCCACGTGCCGGGTCCGCTCTACAGCATAGGGCGGCGGAAGGTGCTGCGCGGCTTCCTCGAACGGGAGCGCATCTTCACCACGCCGGAGTTCACGGAGTTGGAGGGGCGGGCGCAGGTCAATCTCACGGCAGCCCTCAAGAGGTTGTAA
- a CDS encoding V-type ATP synthase subunit D has protein sequence MAGQISPTRSALLASKASLKTASGGADLLKRKRDALIGEFFALVKDALAAREQLGGVSKGAYTSLFGAKAWDSPEAVESLSLAGSGDYAVKMQIESIYGVKVPKIDIPERSQQVNFSPINVGARTIQAATDFGGVMEAIVKVAATETKLRRIGEEIKKTSRRVNALEQVVIPGIQDDIRFIRGVLDQREREESFRLKKIKAKLEREKEEQNVQAGQHGTAAD, from the coding sequence ATGGCAGGACAGATCAGCCCCACCCGCTCCGCCCTGCTCGCCAGCAAGGCCAGCCTCAAGACGGCCTCGGGCGGCGCGGACCTCCTCAAGCGCAAGCGGGACGCCCTGATCGGGGAGTTCTTCGCGCTCGTGAAGGACGCGCTGGCCGCCCGTGAGCAGCTCGGCGGCGTGAGCAAGGGCGCGTATACCAGCCTGTTCGGCGCGAAGGCGTGGGACAGCCCGGAGGCGGTGGAGAGCCTGAGCCTCGCGGGCAGCGGGGACTACGCCGTGAAGATGCAGATCGAGAGCATCTACGGCGTGAAGGTGCCGAAGATCGACATTCCCGAGCGTTCGCAGCAGGTCAATTTCAGCCCGATCAACGTCGGCGCGCGGACCATTCAGGCGGCGACCGACTTCGGCGGCGTGATGGAGGCCATCGTCAAGGTCGCCGCGACCGAGACGAAGCTGCGGCGCATCGGCGAGGAGATCAAGAAGACCTCCCGCCGCGTGAACGCGCTGGAGCAGGTCGTGATTCCCGGCATCCAGGACGACATCCGCTTCATTCGCGGCGTCCTCGACCAGCGCGAGCGCGAGGAAAGCTTCCGCCTCAAGAAGATCAAGGCGAAGCTGGAGCGCGAGAAGGAAGAGCAGAACGTCCAGGCCGGGCAGCACGGCACCGCCGCCGACTGA
- a CDS encoding V-type ATP synthase subunit B gives MTLLKKEYNDVAYISGPLLFVNAASDLAYGAIVDIRDGTGRTRGGQVISVSDQNAVIQVFEETRGLDLATASVSLVEDVARLGVSREMIGRRFDGLGRPIDGLPAVVAEQRLSINGQPMNPAARAKPEEFIQTGISTIDVQTSLIRGQKLPVFSGSGLPHNELAAQIARQAKVPGHEGDFAVVFAAMGLTQREVSFFTQEFERTGALARSVLFLNRADDPAVERLLTPRMALTTAEYLAFEQGYHVLVILTDLTNYCEALREIGGAREEIPGRRGFPGYMYTDLASLYERAGVVQGKPGSVTQIPILSMPDDDITHPIPDLTGYITEGQIVVDRGLNAKGIFPPINPLPSLSRLQGNGIGKGKTRADHKNVSDQLFAAYANGLDLRKLVAITGEDALTETDKLYLRFADDFETYFIGQGDQDRSIEDSLTVAWAILSKLPQSQLTRLSKDSIDKFYGAKVDEMWRGNRI, from the coding sequence GTGACCCTCCTGAAGAAGGAATACAACGATGTCGCGTACATCTCCGGGCCGCTGCTGTTCGTGAACGCGGCCTCGGACCTCGCCTACGGGGCCATCGTGGATATCCGCGACGGCACGGGCCGGACGCGCGGCGGGCAGGTCATCTCGGTGTCCGACCAGAACGCCGTCATCCAGGTGTTCGAGGAGACGCGCGGGCTGGACCTCGCCACCGCTTCGGTGAGCCTCGTGGAGGACGTAGCCCGCCTCGGCGTGAGCCGGGAGATGATCGGTCGCCGCTTCGACGGGCTGGGCCGTCCCATCGACGGGCTGCCCGCCGTGGTCGCCGAGCAGCGCCTCTCGATCAACGGGCAGCCCATGAACCCGGCAGCCCGCGCCAAGCCCGAGGAGTTCATCCAGACGGGGATCAGCACCATCGACGTGCAGACCTCGCTGATTCGCGGGCAGAAGCTCCCGGTGTTCTCCGGCTCGGGTCTGCCTCACAACGAACTCGCGGCGCAGATCGCCCGTCAGGCGAAGGTGCCCGGCCACGAGGGCGACTTCGCGGTGGTGTTCGCGGCGATGGGCCTGACCCAGCGTGAGGTCTCGTTCTTCACGCAGGAGTTCGAGCGCACGGGGGCGCTGGCCCGGTCGGTCCTCTTCCTGAACCGCGCGGACGACCCCGCCGTGGAGCGGCTGCTCACCCCCCGTATGGCGCTGACGACCGCCGAGTACCTCGCGTTCGAGCAGGGCTATCACGTCCTCGTGATCCTGACCGACCTGACGAACTACTGCGAGGCGCTGCGTGAGATCGGCGGCGCGCGTGAGGAGATTCCCGGTCGGCGCGGCTTCCCCGGCTACATGTACACCGACCTCGCCTCCCTCTACGAGCGCGCGGGCGTGGTGCAGGGCAAGCCCGGCTCAGTCACGCAGATTCCGATTCTGTCGATGCCCGACGACGACATCACCCACCCCATCCCCGACCTGACCGGGTACATCACCGAGGGGCAGATCGTGGTGGACCGTGGCCTGAACGCGAAGGGCATTTTCCCGCCGATCAACCCCCTGCCGTCGCTGTCCCGTCTCCAGGGCAACGGCATCGGCAAGGGCAAGACGCGCGCCGACCACAAGAACGTCTCCGACCAGCTCTTCGCCGCCTACGCGAACGGCCTCGACCTCCGCAAGCTCGTCGCCATCACGGGTGAGGACGCGCTGACCGAGACCGACAAGCTGTACCTGCGCTTCGCCGACGACTTCGAGACGTACTTCATCGGCCAGGGCGACCAGGACCGCTCCATCGAGGACAGCCTGACGGTGGCGTGGGCCATCCTCTCCAAGCTGCCCCAGAGCCAGCTCACCCGCCTCTCGAAGGATTCCATCGACAAGTTCTACGGGGCGAAGGTGGACGAGATGTGGCGGGGGAACCGGATTTAA